A stretch of the Filimonas lacunae genome encodes the following:
- a CDS encoding DUF6580 family putative transport protein, producing the protein MKNSKSVLIAFCLLMVVFILCRMFNHTSGFTPQFAMAIFGGAIFRNNKKWAFALPLIPLFLGDVLFQIMYLMGKSNFPGFYEGQLQNYLLFAALTTLGFLVSERGVVNKVVSIFCTSLAAPTVYFFLSNFLLWASNSGTRGFNRPKTWDGLILCFQDALPFYPNSLYSTVFFSAVLFGGYYLVQYTTTSNKLAAE; encoded by the coding sequence ATGAAGAATTCTAAATCTGTATTGATTGCCTTTTGCCTGTTGATGGTAGTATTTATCCTTTGCCGGATGTTTAACCATACCAGTGGTTTTACGCCGCAGTTTGCTATGGCCATATTTGGAGGTGCTATATTCAGAAATAACAAAAAGTGGGCATTTGCACTGCCGTTGATCCCCTTGTTTTTAGGCGATGTATTATTTCAGATAATGTACCTGATGGGAAAATCAAACTTTCCGGGCTTTTACGAAGGTCAGTTACAGAACTATTTACTGTTTGCAGCATTAACCACCCTCGGTTTTTTAGTAAGCGAAAGAGGTGTTGTAAACAAAGTGGTGAGCATTTTTTGTACCTCACTGGCTGCTCCTACAGTATACTTTTTCCTGTCAAACTTCCTGTTATGGGCTTCAAACAGCGGAACCAGAGGTTTTAACCGTCCTAAAACATGGGATGGCTTAATATTATGTTTCCAGGATGCACTGCCATTCTATCCTAACAGTTTGTATTCAACCGTATTTTTCTCTGCTGTATTGTTTGGCGGTTATTACCTGGTGCAATACACCACTACTTCCAACAAGCTGGCAGCCGAGTAA
- a CDS encoding IS3 family transposase, translating into MNLLTELHPHIGVGQFCTVFGKTRQAWYYATRTQAEQEMTDSIVVKMVKEIREEQPRLGTRKLYYLLEPQLQAHGIKMGRDALFDMLERYDLLIRHRRRRAITTDSNHPYRKYDNLIQHLILTGKNQLWVSDITYLRVSEGFCYLSLVTDAFSRKIVGYRLWPNLAARGSIEALNMALNEQQPGRNMLIHHSDRGVQYCCSDYVGQLQNYQINISMSHKGDPYQNAIAERVNGILKHEYSLNKEFEDLVQATKAVQAAVNLYNSRSPHDSLSYLTPDQAHELTGIIKRNWRTYSKHIIKNQDLEVSNVGLGKLCNAKQD; encoded by the coding sequence GTGAACCTGCTTACAGAACTGCACCCTCATATTGGGGTAGGTCAGTTTTGTACAGTGTTTGGCAAGACCCGTCAAGCCTGGTATTATGCTACACGCACCCAGGCTGAGCAGGAAATGACAGATTCTATTGTAGTAAAAATGGTGAAAGAAATACGGGAGGAACAACCTCGCTTGGGTACCCGTAAGCTCTACTATCTGTTGGAACCTCAGCTACAGGCGCATGGAATTAAAATGGGCCGTGATGCTCTATTTGATATGCTGGAACGCTATGACCTGCTTATCCGTCATCGCAGACGGCGTGCTATTACCACCGATAGCAACCATCCTTACCGTAAATATGATAACTTAATACAGCACTTGATATTAACAGGTAAAAATCAACTTTGGGTTAGTGATATTACCTATCTGCGAGTATCAGAAGGCTTCTGCTACCTGAGTCTTGTAACTGATGCTTTTAGTCGTAAAATAGTTGGCTACCGCCTGTGGCCTAATCTGGCAGCGCGTGGAAGCATAGAAGCGCTAAACATGGCTTTAAATGAACAGCAGCCTGGGCGGAACATGCTCATACACCATTCTGATCGCGGTGTACAATACTGCTGTTCTGATTATGTTGGACAGTTGCAAAACTATCAGATCAATATTAGTATGAGTCATAAAGGAGATCCCTATCAGAATGCAATAGCAGAGCGGGTTAACGGTATTCTAAAGCATGAATATAGTCTTAATAAAGAGTTTGAAGATCTAGTTCAGGCCACCAAAGCTGTACAGGCTGCCGTAAACTTATACAACAGCCGCAGCCCCCATGATAGTTTAAGTTATCTGACGCCGGACCAGGCACATGAACTAACCGGAATAATCAAAAGGAACTGGCGGACTTACAGTAAGCATATTATTAAGAATCAGGACTTAGAAGTAAGCAACGTAGGATTAGGGAAGCTCTGTAACGCCAAACAGGATTAA
- a CDS encoding SusC/RagA family TonB-linked outer membrane protein: protein MNIRLHYIIYCLLLLCCCGITAHAQDAQQGITVTGKVTDKEGKGIHGVSVTEVDADKRIIRGVSTDVDGNFAIRISNVKNKLAFSIIGFQDVEGMAINSRRTFNVSLQPGSKSMEEVIVVAQKKIDNGMLPVSDRNMTVAAAKINAKDMEEMQAASIDQALQGRVSGVDIAANSGDPGAGMQIRIRGTSSINSSNDPLIVVDGMPYETQIPTDFNFGTADDQGYASLLNIAPSDIKDITILKDAAATAVWGSRAANGVLVINTKRGAKGKPVLSYTFKGSLSAKPQAIPMLNGYQYATLVQEAYMNRNGVPLNTQTVNEFKYDPNDPYWYKNYSNNTDWIKAISRLGTIQDHNISMTGGGDKARYYASLGYFSQVGVTKGTDMKRISTRINLDYNVSDRLRFRTDLSFAYTNNSRNFVNSKDGQDNIRSIAYTKMPNMGIYEYDEYGNLTPNYFSPAVNIQGQYPNTYNPVAMANSAENRIITQRVIPKFNIQYNLKPGVWMATMDVQFDISGTKNKQFLPQIATGRPWTEAVVNQAYDGDNDGFNVQTKTAVVYTPKFKNDDHSLVALANLMTYDNKSISYQAQTSNTPSSDLQDPSVPSRVNGANSNLSATTKQTRTAGALINAQYGYKDRYMFNVGIRGDANSRLAPNNRYGLFPSLSTRWRISGEPFMQHTNKWLDELSLRLSYGQSGNAPKNDYTYYNKYSNFDWNYLDESGIYSANMKLNNLKWETVIGQNLGVNLAMLKNRVIVDVEVYRNRTRDLFFYNLQTAGINGYSKVDMNVGTMDNQGWELSINTVPYKNKKWLVEFNFNISRNENMIREISEYYPIEKGNISTNGQYKTYMQVNNPFGSFYGFRYKGVYKDLSETVAHNEKGGAITTPSGQPVYMRFNYPATDYVFQPGDAKYEDVNHDGTIDYRDIVYLGNSNPMFTGGFGLNVGYGNLRLSSFFSFRYKYNIVNATEMKSTSMYSYDNQSTTVLQRWRKEGDVTNVPRALFQTGYNWLGSDRYVENGSFLRFRTVTLRYTLEKRLTDKLHIKSLSSYLTVENLFTWTKYTGQDPEVSLRGSDPFRVATDNSMTPPVKTITLGLTASF from the coding sequence ATGAACATTCGATTACACTACATAATATATTGCTTGTTGCTGCTTTGTTGTTGTGGCATAACAGCCCATGCCCAGGACGCACAACAGGGAATTACCGTAACCGGTAAAGTAACCGATAAAGAAGGCAAAGGCATACACGGTGTATCTGTAACAGAGGTAGATGCAGATAAGCGTATTATCCGGGGTGTTAGCACCGACGTGGATGGAAACTTTGCTATTCGCATTTCCAATGTAAAAAATAAGCTGGCCTTTTCTATCATTGGCTTCCAGGATGTAGAAGGCATGGCCATCAACAGCCGCAGAACATTTAACGTAAGCCTGCAACCAGGAAGCAAAAGCATGGAGGAAGTGATAGTGGTGGCACAGAAGAAAATTGATAACGGTATGCTGCCCGTGTCGGACAGGAACATGACCGTTGCTGCTGCTAAAATCAATGCCAAGGACATGGAGGAAATGCAGGCGGCTTCTATAGACCAGGCATTACAGGGCCGTGTTTCCGGTGTGGATATTGCTGCCAATTCCGGCGATCCCGGTGCAGGCATGCAAATACGTATCCGTGGCACCTCTTCCATCAACTCTTCTAACGATCCTTTGATTGTAGTGGATGGTATGCCTTACGAAACACAGATACCTACCGATTTTAACTTTGGTACGGCGGATGATCAGGGCTATGCGTCTTTATTAAACATTGCCCCGTCTGATATCAAAGACATTACTATTTTAAAAGATGCGGCCGCCACTGCCGTATGGGGTTCCCGTGCCGCCAATGGTGTGCTGGTGATCAATACCAAGCGTGGTGCTAAAGGCAAGCCTGTATTAAGTTACACATTCAAAGGTTCGTTGTCGGCCAAACCACAGGCTATTCCTATGCTCAATGGCTATCAATATGCCACCCTGGTACAGGAAGCCTATATGAACCGCAACGGGGTGCCCTTGAATACGCAAACCGTAAACGAGTTTAAATACGATCCCAACGATCCTTACTGGTATAAAAACTACAGTAACAATACAGATTGGATCAAAGCTATTTCCAGGCTGGGTACTATACAGGATCACAACATTTCCATGACAGGCGGGGGCGATAAAGCCAGGTATTATGCATCGCTGGGCTATTTTTCACAGGTGGGTGTTACCAAAGGAACGGATATGAAAAGAATTTCTACCCGTATCAACCTTGATTATAACGTATCGGACAGGTTGCGTTTCAGAACCGATCTTTCCTTTGCCTATACCAACAACAGCCGCAACTTTGTAAACTCGAAAGATGGGCAGGATAATATCCGTTCTATAGCCTATACCAAAATGCCTAACATGGGTATTTATGAGTATGATGAATATGGCAATCTTACACCTAACTATTTTTCACCTGCTGTGAATATACAGGGTCAATATCCCAACACCTACAACCCGGTAGCCATGGCCAACTCAGCCGAAAACCGGATTATTACCCAGCGTGTGATACCCAAGTTTAATATTCAGTATAACCTGAAACCGGGAGTGTGGATGGCTACTATGGATGTGCAGTTTGATATCAGTGGCACAAAGAATAAACAATTTTTACCACAGATTGCTACCGGCCGTCCCTGGACAGAAGCTGTGGTAAACCAGGCCTACGATGGGGATAACGATGGTTTTAACGTGCAAACCAAAACCGCAGTAGTATATACGCCTAAGTTTAAAAATGACGATCATTCACTGGTAGCGTTGGCCAACCTGATGACGTATGATAACAAAAGTATCAGCTATCAGGCGCAAACCTCCAACACGCCTTCTTCCGATTTGCAGGACCCCTCTGTACCATCCCGTGTAAATGGCGCCAACTCCAACCTGTCGGCTACCACCAAACAAACCCGCACAGCAGGCGCTTTGATCAACGCGCAATATGGTTATAAAGACAGGTATATGTTCAACGTAGGTATAAGGGGCGATGCCAATTCACGATTAGCACCTAATAACCGCTATGGCCTGTTTCCTTCGCTCTCTACCCGCTGGCGCATTTCGGGCGAGCCGTTTATGCAGCACACCAACAAATGGCTGGATGAATTGAGTTTACGTTTGAGCTACGGCCAAAGCGGTAATGCGCCTAAAAACGATTATACCTACTACAATAAGTACAGCAATTTTGACTGGAACTACCTGGATGAATCGGGCATCTACTCTGCCAACATGAAGCTGAACAATCTGAAATGGGAAACCGTGATAGGGCAGAACCTGGGTGTTAACCTGGCTATGCTTAAAAACAGGGTGATAGTGGATGTGGAAGTATATCGCAACAGAACCAGGGACCTGTTTTTCTATAACCTGCAAACAGCTGGTATCAACGGCTATAGCAAGGTAGATATGAACGTAGGCACCATGGACAACCAGGGATGGGAATTATCCATTAACACCGTGCCTTATAAGAATAAGAAATGGCTGGTGGAATTCAATTTCAATATTTCGCGCAACGAAAACATGATACGTGAAATATCAGAATACTATCCCATTGAAAAAGGCAATATCAGCACCAATGGACAATATAAAACCTATATGCAGGTGAACAACCCTTTTGGGTCTTTTTATGGATTCCGGTATAAAGGGGTGTATAAAGACCTGAGTGAAACCGTTGCCCACAATGAAAAAGGTGGTGCTATTACTACGCCATCCGGTCAGCCTGTTTATATGCGTTTTAACTATCCTGCTACAGATTATGTGTTTCAGCCCGGCGATGCGAAGTATGAAGACGTTAACCACGATGGCACTATCGATTACCGCGATATTGTTTACCTGGGCAACAGTAACCCCATGTTTACAGGTGGCTTTGGTTTGAATGTAGGATATGGCAATCTTAGACTGTCCAGCTTTTTCAGCTTCCGTTACAAATACAATATTGTAAATGCAACAGAAATGAAAAGCACCAGCATGTATAGCTACGATAACCAAAGCACTACGGTGCTGCAACGCTGGCGCAAAGAGGGTGATGTTACCAATGTGCCACGTGCTTTATTCCAGACAGGTTATAACTGGCTGGGTAGCGACAGGTATGTAGAGAATGGTTCGTTCCTGCGCTTTAGAACAGTAACCCTGCGCTATACGCTGGAGAAAAGGCTGACGGATAAGCTACACATTAAAAGCCTGAGTAGCTACCTGACCGTAGAAAACCTGTTTACATGGACTAAATACACCGGACAGGACCCCGAAGTGAGTTTACGTGGCAGTGACCCATTCAGGGTAGCTACTGACAACTCTATGACGCCGCCGGTGAAAACGATAACATTGGGCTTAACGGCTTCTTTTTAA
- a CDS encoding RagB/SusD family nutrient uptake outer membrane protein: MLYNKRYFAIILILLLTGTTSCKKWFDLKPSDGIVNEDYWKTKEDVHAAVIGAYASLLGDPAGSDSRDLSEILFLWGELRADMLAPSTGTKAEDYEVMNMNTSPANTITDWKPLYRTINYCNTILRNAPEVMNLDKTLTQDVLNGYLAEAKSLRALLYFYLVRSFGDVPLKLEPTTSDDEIVTLPKSTQQEVLQQILADLNDAESKALLTYGAQASDKGRITRYTINAIQADVYLWMEQYNDAITACNKVINAKKFGLISGSTAWYNTLYYSGNSNESLFEFQFNKQKINNFLYMFYNVKRFVASTVVMDQVYSTESFNKDIRGDGASVRAADNLIWKYVGKNDKDVRATDEAYAHWFVYRYADILLLKAEALAQLKTETACTEALNLVYTIRQRANALPSTDNAPSAVDFDGVARFVLEEQAREQMYEGKRWYNLLRFAKRNNYAHLDVLLDLVSVTVPLNMMNSAKAKIRDYNSHYFPIYQYELQTNKSLVQNPFYK; encoded by the coding sequence ATGTTATATAACAAACGATACTTTGCCATTATACTGATACTGTTGCTTACCGGCACTACCTCGTGTAAGAAATGGTTTGACCTGAAACCTTCGGACGGTATTGTAAATGAAGACTACTGGAAAACAAAAGAAGATGTGCATGCTGCTGTAATAGGGGCCTATGCCTCTTTACTGGGCGATCCTGCCGGTAGTGATTCCCGCGACTTATCCGAAATTCTTTTTCTGTGGGGTGAATTGCGGGCCGATATGCTGGCGCCTTCCACCGGCACCAAGGCAGAAGACTACGAAGTAATGAATATGAACACTTCGCCTGCCAACACCATCACCGATTGGAAGCCGTTGTACAGAACCATTAATTATTGTAACACCATATTAAGGAATGCCCCTGAGGTAATGAACCTGGATAAAACCTTAACACAGGATGTATTAAACGGTTACCTGGCCGAAGCTAAATCCTTACGTGCTTTACTCTACTTTTACCTGGTAAGAAGCTTTGGCGATGTGCCTTTGAAGCTGGAGCCCACCACCAGCGATGATGAAATTGTTACGTTGCCCAAAAGTACACAGCAGGAAGTGTTGCAACAGATTTTAGCTGATTTGAATGACGCGGAGAGCAAAGCCCTGTTAACCTATGGCGCACAGGCCAGCGATAAAGGGCGTATTACCCGCTATACCATCAATGCTATACAGGCAGATGTGTACCTGTGGATGGAACAATACAATGATGCCATTACCGCCTGCAACAAAGTGATAAACGCTAAAAAATTTGGATTGATCAGTGGTAGCACTGCCTGGTACAACACACTTTACTACAGTGGCAACTCCAACGAAAGCCTGTTTGAGTTCCAGTTCAATAAACAGAAGATTAATAACTTCCTGTACATGTTTTATAATGTAAAACGATTTGTGGCTTCTACCGTGGTAATGGATCAGGTGTATTCCACAGAAAGTTTCAACAAAGACATACGTGGTGATGGCGCATCGGTAAGAGCTGCCGATAATCTCATCTGGAAGTATGTTGGTAAAAATGACAAGGATGTAAGAGCTACAGACGAGGCGTATGCACATTGGTTTGTATACCGCTATGCAGATATTTTGCTGTTGAAAGCCGAAGCATTGGCGCAGTTGAAAACGGAAACGGCCTGTACAGAAGCGTTAAACCTGGTGTACACGATTCGCCAGCGTGCCAATGCTTTACCGTCAACAGACAATGCGCCTTCTGCTGTTGATTTTGATGGTGTAGCCCGCTTTGTGCTGGAAGAGCAGGCCAGGGAACAGATGTATGAGGGTAAACGCTGGTATAACCTGCTGCGTTTTGCCAAACGCAATAACTACGCACACCTGGATGTATTGCTGGACCTGGTATCGGTAACGGTTCCGTTGAATATGATGAACTCGGCCAAAGCCAAAATAAGAGATTACAACAGCCATTATTTTCCCATATATCAATATGAACTGCAAACCAATAAAAGCCTGGTGCAGAACCCATTCTATAAATAG
- a CDS encoding DUF6728 family protein, whose product MGFWRQIAEYLYIKKKDPNVPTNTYTKAMHGMNRISIFMFLICIIIILVKYVFIPLFK is encoded by the coding sequence ATGGGTTTCTGGAGACAAATAGCAGAGTATTTATACATTAAGAAAAAAGATCCTAATGTACCTACCAATACTTATACAAAGGCCATGCACGGCATGAACAGGATCTCTATATTTATGTTTCTGATATGCATAATTATCATCCTGGTGAAGTATGTTTTTATTCCATTGTTTAAATAA
- a CDS encoding fasciclin domain-containing protein, producing the protein MNRTITSVLLVTAAVCALAGCRKKEWDEHYERPATLEPPIYQQLQAAGKFKSLLTLIDKGGYKETLANGGYWTLFAPNDEAFTTYLQQIHKSSADDIADDTARMIVQYLLVYNSYTKARLDDYQSTASGSAGWIPSSAFRRRTAYYSGFYTDHDANGQTITAIANNRNSLAGSVAGGYMSTDYNNKYISYFIDDYFNTHQLTATDYNYFYPQTQYTGFNVGAAKVVRPDLAAENGVIHEVDKVLTPQPSIDEYVKNKPEYSSFWAILNRLKLNNMVQFAYNADATKRYNILKGNNDQVYVKVYNYLLSFSPNNENHLKAEDNDGQKDCWTLFVPDNAAVDKYVKEVLCEYYPSLDAVPVQVIADFLNAHMFSTVVWPTQFGTTRNGAGEEARFDANADVTDKQFLSNGIVYGTNKVQEANVFRTVYGKMYLNPAYQMMTRLLDVSGQKVKLTQANTQATLLLIPDTAFHTAGYYYNTAKSQWEYRTLAGTTTNGVYDKLARIVSTCVFMEPYRSQLESLAGKGIVKSGDNGIEGEYIIYNNYNIQTAALVETGAVAHVDSSKTAMNGRVYYLNSLLPYSENNIGYHIRRIGTDVNSPFNYFWQYLQNSQIYTAATNQVTGLTGGFYTVFIPDKAAIVKAVNAGLLPGTGTAPNKVPNFAPTSAADKQLVQNFIQYHILENHTVIPDGDVSGKFGTVYKNAVGTSLQITVYNSPGAMQITDNRGSVSNLELDNSNQLSNRCVIHLIDNFLNYNAQ; encoded by the coding sequence ATGAACAGAACCATTACCAGCGTATTGCTTGTAACGGCTGCCGTGTGCGCATTAGCAGGCTGCCGTAAAAAAGAATGGGACGAACATTACGAAAGACCCGCAACCCTGGAACCCCCTATTTACCAACAGCTGCAAGCAGCGGGTAAGTTTAAAAGCCTGCTTACCCTGATAGACAAAGGAGGGTACAAAGAAACACTTGCCAATGGAGGTTACTGGACATTGTTTGCACCTAATGACGAAGCGTTTACTACGTATCTGCAACAGATACACAAGTCATCGGCTGATGATATAGCTGATGATACTGCCCGTATGATAGTGCAGTATTTACTGGTGTATAACTCCTACACAAAAGCCAGGCTGGACGATTACCAGTCTACCGCCAGTGGTAGTGCAGGATGGATACCTTCTTCTGCTTTCCGCCGTCGTACTGCTTATTACTCCGGTTTTTATACCGATCATGATGCCAATGGACAAACCATCACCGCTATTGCTAATAACCGCAACAGTTTGGCTGGTAGTGTAGCGGGTGGTTATATGTCAACTGATTATAATAATAAATATATTTCTTACTTTATAGATGACTATTTTAATACGCATCAGTTAACTGCAACCGATTACAATTACTTCTACCCTCAAACGCAGTACACTGGTTTTAACGTTGGTGCAGCTAAAGTAGTAAGGCCAGATCTTGCAGCCGAAAACGGTGTAATACATGAGGTGGACAAAGTGCTTACACCGCAACCCAGCATAGATGAATATGTAAAAAATAAGCCGGAGTACAGCAGCTTCTGGGCCATATTAAACAGGTTGAAACTGAACAATATGGTACAGTTTGCCTATAATGCCGATGCCACTAAACGGTATAATATATTAAAAGGTAACAACGATCAGGTATATGTTAAAGTATATAACTACCTGTTGTCTTTTTCACCTAACAACGAAAATCATTTAAAGGCAGAAGACAATGACGGCCAGAAAGATTGCTGGACTTTGTTTGTACCTGACAACGCCGCAGTAGATAAGTATGTAAAAGAAGTGCTTTGCGAATATTATCCCTCGTTGGATGCCGTGCCGGTGCAGGTAATAGCCGACTTCTTAAATGCACATATGTTTTCTACAGTGGTGTGGCCTACCCAGTTTGGAACTACACGCAACGGGGCAGGAGAGGAAGCGCGCTTTGATGCCAATGCAGATGTTACAGATAAACAGTTTTTAAGTAACGGTATTGTTTACGGCACCAATAAAGTACAGGAAGCCAATGTGTTTAGAACGGTATATGGGAAAATGTATTTAAACCCTGCTTACCAGATGATGACCCGCTTACTGGATGTGTCGGGTCAGAAAGTAAAACTTACGCAGGCCAACACGCAGGCCACTTTATTGCTGATACCCGATACCGCTTTTCATACAGCGGGTTATTATTATAATACGGCCAAAAGTCAGTGGGAATACCGCACCCTGGCAGGAACTACTACCAACGGGGTATATGATAAACTGGCGCGTATTGTAAGCACCTGTGTATTTATGGAACCTTATCGCAGCCAACTGGAAAGCCTGGCTGGTAAGGGCATTGTAAAATCGGGTGATAATGGCATTGAAGGGGAGTATATCATTTATAATAATTACAATATTCAAACGGCTGCATTGGTAGAAACCGGTGCGGTGGCGCATGTAGACAGTAGTAAAACGGCCATGAATGGCAGAGTGTATTATCTCAACTCCCTATTGCCTTATTCCGAAAACAACATAGGATATCACATCCGGCGTATAGGAACTGATGTCAATTCGCCTTTCAATTATTTCTGGCAATACCTGCAGAATTCACAAATATATACCGCTGCCACCAACCAGGTCACCGGGTTGACAGGTGGTTTTTATACTGTGTTTATACCAGATAAAGCGGCTATTGTAAAAGCGGTGAATGCCGGCTTGCTGCCAGGTACAGGCACAGCACCCAACAAAGTGCCCAACTTTGCACCTACCTCAGCAGCTGATAAGCAATTGGTGCAAAACTTTATACAATATCATATACTGGAAAACCACACGGTGATACCGGATGGCGATGTAAGCGGCAAATTTGGTACTGTGTATAAAAATGCAGTAGGTACTTCGCTGCAAATAACCGTGTATAATTCGCCTGGTGCCATGCAAATAACCGACAACCGGGGCAGTGTATCCAACCTGGAGCTGGATAACAGCAACCAATTATCCAATCGTTGTGTGATTCACCTGATAGACAATTTTCTGAACTATAATGCCCAATAA